In Verrucomicrobiota bacterium JB022, a single genomic region encodes these proteins:
- a CDS encoding glycoside hydrolase family 3 N-terminal domain-containing protein — protein MKPQPAPEIYHDGWIDLNKNGEMDPYEDPSLPEDARIDDLLGRMTLEEKTAQMTTLYGFPRVLKDELPTSQWKERMWKDGIGNIDEHMNGNEGWDGGLPNPEHDLPWAKHTAAIHEVQRWFIEETRLGIPVDFTNEGIRGLMHSEATSFPAQLGVASTWNPELVREIGRVTGSEAKALGYSNVYSPVLDVARDPRWGRIIESYGEDPFLISELGLQQVLGIQEQGVASTLKHYAVYGIPKGGRDGHARTDPHATWSEVQTMYLAPFRKAIREGGALGVMSSYNDYDGVPVQSSSLFLQDILRDEWGFEGYVVSDSAAVEFIHEKHRVAPTPKEAIRLSVEAGLNVRTNFTPPEEYAEPLRELVRDGSLSMEVIDARVRDILRVKFRLGLFDRPFAADPAKAADVVRAPEHMATAAQAARESIILLKNEGGLLPLDAGKLKRVLVTGPMSDHNRAWWSRYGAQHLDFTTPLEGLRAALEGKCEIDFVKGVEAADENWPLSDVYKEPPSADVRAGIEAAVAAARNADVIIACLGETDEQCRESRSRISLDLPGYQEELLRALHATGKPVVLVLSNGRPLSTQFAARQVPAILEMWFPGEDGGTALAEVLLGDYNPAGRLPVTVPQSVGQLPFNFPTKPGAQAQDYGQVEGPLYPFGHGLSYTQFGYAGLEVTPKRSTADHDIRVRVTVTNKGQRAGDEVVQLYLRDDYSSVTTYEQQLRGFQRVHLAPGESRVVEFTLDREDLQLFDAKQQWVVEPGRFTVMIGASSADIRQTTTFTITDEEGQAPEEVAINDEWIDPV, from the coding sequence ATGAAGCCCCAACCTGCTCCCGAGATCTACCATGATGGCTGGATCGACCTGAACAAGAACGGAGAAATGGACCCGTATGAGGATCCATCCTTACCTGAAGACGCGCGCATCGACGACTTGCTGGGCCGCATGACGCTGGAAGAAAAGACGGCGCAGATGACGACCCTCTACGGTTTCCCTCGCGTGCTCAAAGATGAGCTGCCTACCTCGCAGTGGAAGGAGCGGATGTGGAAGGACGGCATCGGCAATATCGACGAGCACATGAACGGCAACGAGGGCTGGGATGGCGGCCTCCCCAACCCGGAGCACGATCTCCCCTGGGCCAAGCACACGGCGGCCATCCACGAGGTGCAGCGGTGGTTCATCGAAGAAACGCGGCTGGGCATCCCGGTCGACTTTACCAACGAGGGCATCCGCGGTCTGATGCACTCCGAGGCCACGAGCTTCCCCGCCCAGCTGGGCGTAGCCAGCACCTGGAACCCGGAGCTGGTGCGCGAGATTGGCCGGGTGACGGGCAGCGAGGCCAAGGCGCTCGGCTACAGCAACGTCTATTCCCCCGTGCTCGACGTGGCCCGCGACCCGCGTTGGGGCCGCATCATCGAGAGCTACGGCGAAGACCCCTTTCTCATCTCCGAGCTGGGCCTGCAACAAGTCCTGGGGATCCAGGAGCAGGGCGTGGCCTCGACCCTCAAGCACTACGCCGTCTACGGCATTCCCAAGGGGGGGCGCGACGGCCATGCCCGCACCGATCCGCACGCGACCTGGAGCGAAGTCCAGACGATGTACCTGGCGCCTTTCCGCAAGGCGATCCGTGAGGGTGGCGCGCTGGGCGTGATGTCTTCCTACAACGATTATGATGGGGTGCCGGTGCAGAGCAGCTCGCTCTTTCTGCAAGACATCCTGCGCGACGAGTGGGGCTTCGAGGGCTATGTCGTCTCCGACAGCGCGGCGGTGGAGTTTATCCACGAGAAACACCGCGTAGCCCCTACCCCCAAGGAAGCGATCCGCCTGTCCGTCGAGGCCGGGCTGAATGTGCGCACCAACTTTACCCCGCCCGAAGAATATGCGGAGCCCCTGCGCGAGCTGGTGCGCGATGGCAGCCTTTCGATGGAGGTGATCGACGCCCGGGTGCGCGACATCCTGCGTGTGAAGTTCCGCCTTGGCCTCTTCGACCGCCCCTTTGCCGCCGACCCGGCCAAAGCGGCCGACGTCGTGCGCGCGCCGGAGCACATGGCCACGGCGGCCCAGGCCGCGCGGGAGTCGATCATCCTGCTCAAGAACGAGGGGGGCCTGTTGCCACTCGATGCCGGGAAGCTCAAGCGCGTGCTCGTGACCGGCCCGATGTCGGACCATAACCGCGCCTGGTGGAGCCGCTACGGCGCCCAGCATCTCGACTTTACCACCCCGCTGGAGGGTCTGCGCGCCGCGCTGGAAGGCAAATGCGAGATCGACTTTGTGAAGGGAGTCGAAGCTGCCGACGAGAATTGGCCGCTGAGCGACGTCTACAAAGAGCCGCCGTCGGCCGACGTGCGCGCGGGGATCGAGGCCGCCGTGGCCGCCGCCCGCAATGCGGACGTGATCATCGCGTGCCTCGGCGAGACCGACGAGCAGTGCCGCGAATCGCGCAGCCGCATCAGCCTCGACCTGCCGGGCTATCAGGAGGAGTTGCTGCGTGCACTCCACGCGACGGGCAAGCCGGTGGTGCTCGTGCTTTCCAACGGACGCCCGCTGAGCACCCAGTTTGCCGCCCGCCAAGTGCCCGCGATCCTCGAAATGTGGTTCCCGGGCGAAGACGGCGGCACGGCACTCGCCGAGGTGCTGCTGGGCGATTACAACCCGGCGGGTCGCCTGCCGGTGACGGTGCCGCAGTCGGTCGGCCAGCTGCCCTTCAACTTCCCGACCAAGCCGGGAGCGCAGGCGCAGGACTACGGGCAAGTGGAAGGCCCGCTCTACCCCTTTGGCCACGGCTTGAGCTACACCCAGTTTGGCTATGCCGGGCTGGAGGTGACGCCCAAGCGGAGCACCGCCGATCACGACATCCGCGTGCGCGTCACCGTTACCAACAAGGGGCAGCGCGCGGGCGACGAAGTGGTGCAGCTCTATTTGCGCGACGACTACAGCAGCGTGACGACTTACGAGCAGCAACTGCGGGGCTTCCAACGGGTGCACCTCGCGCCGGGCGAAAGCCGCGTGGTGGAGTTCACGCTCGACCGCGAAGACCTGCAGCTGTTCGACGCGAAGCAGCAATGGGTGGTCGAGCCGGGCCGCTTTACCGTAATGATCGGGGCCTCTTCGGCGGACATTCGCCAGACGACCACCTTCACCATCACCGATGAGGAAGGCCAGGCGCCGGAAGAGGTCGCCATCAACGATGAGTGGATCGACCCGGTGTAA
- a CDS encoding substrate-binding domain-containing protein — protein sequence MPTALPAHPLPGSRQRVLIALYWWEDRVFEGVAKVAAEHGWVLDCRMRWTHSAQAFAQWRGDGIIANPGASRRLVPLVDLLERATVPIVGLQTFGDYRSTARVLVDHREIGRLAAEHFLALGFRQLAFVRFADNPIERARSEGYRETAQAAGAAFCEIPFAQLRERLAELPLPVALWALNDVNALEVTTACLEAGYRIPEQVAILGADDTRIVCDLAEVPLSSIDCNHERQGYEAAQLLQRLMAGEGGAGEPILIPPTGVTSRKSTDTIAVPDLPTTQALRLIRDRFREPLRVEEIAQQVGVSSRRLQASFRAHLGFTMVHELARVRVEHACTLLADPELKLDAVAYESGFSSRFHFIRAFQRITGETPSALRKSLLAHP from the coding sequence ATGCCGACCGCCCTGCCCGCTCATCCTTTGCCCGGCTCCCGCCAGCGGGTGTTGATCGCCCTCTACTGGTGGGAAGACCGTGTATTCGAGGGCGTGGCCAAGGTGGCGGCCGAGCACGGCTGGGTGCTCGACTGCCGGATGCGGTGGACCCATTCGGCGCAAGCCTTCGCGCAATGGCGGGGCGATGGCATTATCGCCAACCCGGGGGCCTCCAGGCGGCTTGTGCCACTGGTCGACCTGCTGGAACGCGCTACAGTGCCCATCGTGGGGCTGCAGACCTTTGGCGACTACCGCTCGACCGCGCGTGTGCTGGTCGACCACCGGGAGATCGGGCGGCTGGCGGCGGAGCACTTCCTCGCCCTGGGGTTCCGCCAGCTGGCTTTTGTGCGCTTCGCGGACAACCCGATCGAGCGCGCCCGTAGCGAGGGCTACCGTGAAACTGCTCAGGCTGCCGGCGCGGCGTTTTGCGAGATCCCTTTTGCCCAGCTTCGCGAGCGGCTGGCCGAGCTGCCGCTGCCGGTGGCCCTTTGGGCGCTGAACGACGTCAATGCGCTCGAAGTCACCACTGCCTGTCTCGAAGCCGGCTACCGTATTCCCGAACAAGTGGCGATCCTCGGGGCCGACGACACCCGGATCGTCTGCGACCTGGCAGAAGTGCCCCTCTCCAGCATCGACTGTAACCACGAGCGCCAAGGCTATGAAGCGGCCCAACTGCTGCAGCGGCTGATGGCGGGGGAAGGAGGTGCCGGCGAGCCGATCCTCATCCCGCCGACCGGCGTCACCAGCCGCAAGTCGACCGATACCATTGCCGTGCCCGATCTCCCCACCACGCAGGCCCTCCGGCTGATTCGCGACCGTTTTCGCGAGCCGCTGCGCGTCGAAGAGATTGCGCAGCAGGTGGGCGTTTCCTCGCGGCGGCTGCAGGCATCCTTCCGCGCGCATCTGGGCTTCACGATGGTGCACGAGCTGGCGCGGGTGCGGGTAGAGCACGCCTGTACGCTGCTGGCCGATCCCGAACTGAAGCTCGACGCCGTGGCCTACGAAAGCGGCTTTTCCAGTCGCTTCCACTTTATCCGCGCCTTCCAGCGTATTACGGGCGAGACGCCGAGCGCCTTGCGCAAGTCACTGCTCGCCCACCCGTAG
- a CDS encoding MOSC domain-containing protein, with protein sequence MSIEPTTSPARIERIWISPGHDFKGRHGKGRLDHGVVEVDAVECHAGKGLVGDRYYDHKPDFKGQLTLIDGAVIDALQCAFALPEIDPAAFRRNVLVRGLDLNALIGSRFFLGEVELEGSEECAPCYWMDEAITTGAFQWLKGRGGLRCRIRQSGWLRVGEQ encoded by the coding sequence ATGTCTATTGAACCGACAACGTCGCCCGCCCGGATCGAGCGCATCTGGATCTCGCCGGGCCACGACTTCAAGGGCCGCCACGGCAAAGGCCGCCTCGATCACGGTGTGGTCGAGGTGGACGCGGTGGAATGCCACGCGGGCAAAGGGCTGGTGGGCGACCGCTATTACGACCACAAGCCCGATTTCAAGGGCCAGCTGACCCTGATCGACGGCGCGGTGATCGACGCCCTGCAATGCGCGTTTGCCCTACCGGAGATCGACCCGGCGGCGTTTCGGCGCAACGTGCTGGTGCGCGGGCTCGACCTCAATGCGCTCATCGGTAGCCGCTTCTTCCTTGGGGAAGTGGAGCTGGAAGGCAGCGAGGAATGCGCGCCCTGCTACTGGATGGACGAGGCGATTACGACCGGCGCTTTTCAGTGGCTGAAGGGCAGGGGAGGCCTTCGCTGCCGCATCCGCCAAAGCGGCTGGCTACGGGTGGGCGAGCAGTGA
- a CDS encoding sulfite reductase subunit alpha, translating to MPATLPFIPDNAPFTIEQRSWLNGFLAGLFSEREGEAENAAPAQTLTVLYGSQTGNAEGLAKQTRKAGEKAGYAVKVSDMAAFDPAQLKDAQTVLIITSTYGEGEPPDNARALYDFLHAEGAPQLDGLRFAVLALGDSNYPDFCQTGKDFDARLEALGATRILDRVDCDVDYDEPFEGWVKQVLEEARDESAAGKAPQISVSEPEEDAAPEYSKRNPFMAEIVDNRVLNGPGSGKETRHVAFSLAGSGLSYEPGDVLGVYPRNCSSAVADLIAAAGLKPDDAVAGGTLQEVLSTERDISRLTLPLAQAMAARCDATLDELCAEAEKFAAYADGRELIDLFTDYRPQFENADALVQSLKKLQPRLYSISSSPRANPGEVHLTVGRVRYETHGRGRKGVCSDFLACCEVGSKVGVYLQANAHFKLPAQPETPVIMIGPGTGIAPFRAFLHERKHVGGGRNWLFFGDQKSSCDFLYRDELESFRTDGVLSRLSLAFSRDQERKIYVQHRMQDEGAELFRWLEEGAHVYVCGDASRMAKDVDAALHAVVAEHKGIDAEGAAAYVEELKRNKRYLRDVY from the coding sequence ATGCCTGCGACATTGCCCTTCATTCCCGATAACGCGCCGTTTACCATCGAACAGCGCTCCTGGCTCAACGGATTCCTCGCCGGGCTCTTTTCCGAGCGCGAGGGTGAAGCCGAGAACGCCGCGCCCGCCCAGACGTTGACCGTGCTCTACGGCTCGCAGACCGGCAACGCCGAGGGTCTCGCCAAGCAGACCCGCAAGGCGGGCGAAAAGGCGGGTTACGCGGTGAAGGTCTCGGACATGGCCGCCTTCGACCCGGCGCAGCTCAAGGACGCCCAGACGGTCCTGATCATCACCAGCACCTACGGCGAGGGTGAGCCGCCGGACAACGCCCGTGCGCTCTACGACTTCCTCCACGCCGAAGGTGCGCCGCAGCTCGACGGCCTCCGCTTCGCCGTGCTGGCCTTGGGCGACTCCAACTACCCGGACTTTTGCCAGACGGGCAAGGATTTCGATGCTCGACTCGAAGCCCTTGGCGCCACCCGTATCCTCGACCGGGTCGATTGCGATGTGGACTACGACGAGCCCTTTGAAGGCTGGGTCAAGCAGGTGCTCGAAGAGGCACGGGACGAGTCCGCCGCCGGGAAGGCACCGCAGATCAGTGTTTCCGAGCCCGAAGAAGACGCCGCGCCCGAATACTCCAAGCGCAATCCCTTCATGGCCGAGATCGTGGACAACCGTGTGCTCAATGGACCCGGCTCGGGCAAGGAGACCCGGCATGTAGCGTTTTCGCTCGCAGGCTCCGGCCTTAGCTACGAGCCGGGCGATGTGTTGGGCGTTTACCCACGTAACTGCTCCTCCGCCGTGGCCGATTTGATCGCTGCGGCAGGCCTGAAGCCGGACGATGCGGTCGCGGGCGGCACGTTGCAGGAGGTCCTGAGTACCGAGCGCGACATCTCTCGCCTCACGTTGCCGCTGGCCCAGGCAATGGCCGCCCGCTGCGACGCTACGCTCGACGAGCTGTGCGCCGAAGCCGAGAAGTTTGCCGCCTACGCCGATGGCCGGGAGCTGATCGACCTCTTTACCGACTATCGCCCGCAGTTCGAGAATGCGGATGCGCTGGTGCAAAGCCTGAAGAAGCTCCAGCCGCGCCTCTATTCGATCTCGTCCAGCCCGCGCGCCAACCCCGGCGAGGTGCACCTGACGGTGGGCCGCGTGCGCTATGAGACGCATGGGCGCGGTCGCAAGGGCGTCTGTTCGGACTTTCTGGCCTGCTGCGAGGTTGGCAGCAAGGTGGGGGTCTACCTGCAGGCCAACGCCCACTTCAAGCTGCCCGCGCAGCCGGAGACGCCCGTCATCATGATCGGGCCCGGCACCGGCATCGCGCCCTTCCGCGCCTTCCTGCACGAGCGCAAGCACGTCGGCGGAGGCCGCAACTGGCTCTTCTTCGGCGACCAGAAATCGAGCTGCGACTTCCTCTACCGCGACGAGCTGGAAAGCTTCCGCACCGACGGCGTGCTCAGCCGCCTCAGCCTCGCCTTTTCGCGCGACCAGGAGCGCAAGATCTACGTGCAGCACCGCATGCAGGACGAAGGCGCGGAGCTGTTTCGCTGGCTCGAAGAGGGCGCACACGTCTACGTCTGCGGCGACGCTTCGCGCATGGCCAAGGATGTCGACGCCGCCTTGCATGCCGTCGTGGCCGAGCATAAAGGCATCGACGCCGAGGGAGCCGCCGCCTACGTTGAGGAGCTGAAGCGCAACAAGCGCTACCTCCGCGATGTCTATTGA
- a CDS encoding molybdopterin-dependent oxidoreductase, producing MSPLNTIDRPYSLRRWQGPLTEDLVRRPGQFGLGQLPSRLQPDATVKSVCGFCATGCSLNVHLHQGEAINLSASPQYPVNLGMACPKGWEALTPLAAPDRATVPLLRGAGGMQPIEWHQALATFRDRFKAIQAQHGKASVAFLSTGQIPCEEMAMLGCFAKFQMGVLHGDGNTRQCMATAVAAYKQSFGFDAPPYTYADYEESDVIVFVGANPCIAHPIMWQRVMRNRRSPEIVVVDPRKTETAMAATRHLAIQPKSDLALFYGLANLLIEWGAVDRAFVDAHTEGFDEFAAFVRDYDLPAAAARSGLTEAQILSFAELLASGKRVSFWWTMGVNQSYEGTRIAQSLINLALMTGNIGKPGTGANSITGQCNAMGSRLFSNTTNLLGGHDFKNPAHRTKVAAALGIDPDRIPTENSLAYDQILEAVEAGQIKGLWIIATNPAHSWIEQGRFRRLREQLDFLVVQDMYHSTETAQMADLLLPAAGWGEKDGVFINSERRIGRIRKTRRAPGQALSDFYIFKALSDTWDNSRLFERWQSPADVFQTLKEVSRGQPCDITGIRDYDHLDEQGGIQWPCPEGIAPEKERRLFADGRFFTPSGRARFHFDPPAAVPEPTDGEYPFWLLTGRGSSAQWHTQTRSAKSDVLRKLGPKELCLEICPDDAHRLGIEPQQRVRVRSRRGETLATAVIVPTVQPGQVFLPMHFPGTNFLTHQIVDPHSRQPSYKGCAVTIELV from the coding sequence ATGAGCCCTTTAAACACGATAGACCGCCCTTATTCCCTCCGCCGCTGGCAAGGCCCGCTGACCGAAGATCTCGTGCGCCGTCCGGGCCAGTTCGGTCTCGGTCAGTTGCCCTCGCGCCTCCAGCCCGACGCCACGGTCAAGAGCGTCTGCGGTTTTTGCGCCACCGGCTGTTCGCTCAACGTGCACCTGCATCAAGGGGAGGCGATCAACCTCAGCGCGTCGCCGCAGTATCCGGTCAACCTCGGGATGGCCTGCCCCAAAGGCTGGGAAGCCCTCACGCCGCTGGCTGCTCCAGACCGCGCCACCGTGCCCCTCTTGCGCGGCGCCGGCGGCATGCAACCCATCGAGTGGCACCAGGCGCTGGCGACCTTCCGCGACCGCTTCAAGGCGATTCAGGCGCAGCACGGCAAGGCCAGCGTTGCGTTCCTGAGCACGGGCCAAATCCCTTGCGAAGAAATGGCCATGCTCGGTTGTTTCGCGAAGTTCCAGATGGGCGTCCTGCACGGCGACGGCAACACCCGCCAGTGTATGGCCACCGCCGTGGCAGCCTACAAACAGTCGTTCGGCTTCGACGCGCCCCCCTACACCTACGCAGACTACGAAGAGTCCGACGTGATCGTGTTTGTCGGGGCTAACCCCTGCATCGCGCACCCGATCATGTGGCAGCGCGTGATGCGCAACCGTCGCAGCCCCGAGATCGTGGTGGTCGACCCGCGCAAGACCGAGACCGCCATGGCCGCGACGCGCCACCTCGCGATCCAGCCCAAGAGCGACCTCGCGCTGTTCTACGGCCTCGCAAACCTCCTCATCGAGTGGGGCGCGGTGGACCGGGCCTTCGTGGACGCCCATACGGAAGGTTTCGACGAGTTTGCCGCTTTTGTCCGCGACTACGACCTACCGGCCGCCGCCGCCCGTTCGGGCCTGACGGAGGCACAGATCCTGAGCTTTGCCGAGCTACTGGCTTCGGGCAAGCGGGTGTCGTTCTGGTGGACGATGGGAGTCAACCAGAGCTACGAAGGCACCCGCATCGCGCAGTCGCTGATCAACCTCGCGCTGATGACCGGCAACATCGGCAAGCCCGGCACCGGGGCCAACTCCATTACCGGCCAGTGCAATGCGATGGGTTCCCGCCTCTTCAGCAACACGACCAACCTGCTCGGCGGCCACGACTTCAAGAACCCGGCCCACCGCACAAAGGTCGCGGCCGCGCTGGGAATCGACCCCGACCGCATCCCCACCGAGAACAGCCTCGCCTACGACCAGATCCTCGAAGCGGTCGAGGCAGGGCAGATCAAGGGGCTGTGGATCATTGCGACCAACCCCGCCCATTCATGGATTGAGCAGGGCCGCTTCCGCCGACTGCGCGAGCAACTGGACTTCCTCGTGGTGCAAGACATGTATCACAGCACCGAGACCGCACAGATGGCCGACCTGCTGTTGCCCGCCGCCGGTTGGGGCGAGAAAGACGGCGTCTTTATCAACTCCGAGCGCCGCATCGGTCGCATTCGCAAGACGCGTCGCGCACCCGGCCAGGCGCTCTCCGATTTCTACATTTTCAAGGCACTCTCCGACACCTGGGACAACAGCCGCCTGTTTGAGCGCTGGCAGAGCCCCGCCGACGTATTCCAGACGCTCAAGGAAGTCAGCCGAGGCCAGCCCTGCGACATCACCGGCATCCGCGATTACGACCACCTCGACGAGCAGGGCGGAATCCAGTGGCCCTGCCCGGAGGGTATCGCGCCGGAGAAGGAGCGCCGCCTCTTCGCCGATGGTCGCTTCTTTACGCCCAGCGGTCGTGCACGCTTCCATTTCGATCCTCCCGCCGCCGTGCCCGAGCCGACCGATGGGGAATACCCGTTCTGGCTGCTCACCGGGCGCGGCAGCTCCGCCCAATGGCACACGCAGACCCGCTCGGCCAAGAGCGACGTGCTCCGCAAGCTCGGCCCCAAGGAGCTGTGCCTCGAAATCTGCCCCGACGACGCCCACCGCCTCGGCATCGAGCCGCAACAGCGCGTGCGGGTCCGCTCGCGACGCGGCGAAACGCTCGCTACCGCCGTCATCGTGCCCACCGTGCAACCTGGCCAGGTTTTCCTGCCGATGCACTTCCCCGGCACCAATTTCCTTACTCACCAAATTGTCGATCCCCATTCGCGCCAGCCCAGCTACAAAGGCTGCGCCGTCACCATCGAACTAGTTTGA
- a CDS encoding DmsC/YnfH family molybdoenzyme membrane anchor subunit, which yields MSDSVTVERSPIEQYLRQQQDMGTPVERFSKLHDAGGPAMAPYYRDLIPLSQPKPGEQYAFEVDMDACTGCKACVAACHSLNGLEEEETWRDVGLIVGGSGNAPYQQTITSACHHCEDPGCLNGCPVLAYEKDPLTGIVRHLDDQCIGCQYCVLKCPYDVPKFSERLGIVRKCDMCHGRLAEGEAPACVQACPTQAIKITIVSRTAPAAEKPANDAFLAAAPAPEYTRPTTRYISQRPVPANARAADTEVLRPQHAHTPLVAMLTLTQAAVGLQTAATLTNHPLWLEAITAVLLGAGLTASILHLGRPLGAWRAFLGLRRSWLSREIVLFGGYAPAFFSLVAVHHFLFALPLPVWGGLTLLGWLAVGSSMMIYHDTHRRFWHWPRTSLRFFGVAATATLSGLSLATGPLWGLAAAGALATKLFLEFRPLWAKGTSSVSTRLMRGPLRRWTLARAAWGGGAIAAWLASVALGLPLLAGLAGLLFLVGEFCERVLFFKAVDAPKMPGGMTA from the coding sequence ATGTCCGACTCGGTCACAGTCGAGCGCTCGCCCATCGAGCAATACCTGCGGCAACAGCAGGACATGGGCACGCCCGTCGAACGCTTCTCCAAGCTGCACGACGCGGGAGGCCCAGCCATGGCGCCCTACTACCGCGACCTCATCCCGCTGAGCCAGCCCAAGCCGGGCGAGCAATACGCCTTCGAGGTCGACATGGACGCGTGCACCGGCTGCAAGGCCTGTGTCGCCGCCTGCCACAGCCTCAACGGCCTCGAAGAGGAAGAAACCTGGCGCGACGTGGGCCTGATCGTGGGCGGCAGCGGCAACGCACCTTATCAGCAGACGATCACCAGCGCTTGCCACCACTGCGAAGATCCCGGTTGCCTGAACGGTTGCCCGGTGCTCGCCTATGAGAAGGATCCGCTGACGGGCATCGTCCGCCACCTCGACGACCAGTGCATCGGCTGCCAATACTGCGTGCTCAAGTGCCCCTACGACGTGCCGAAGTTCTCGGAGCGGCTGGGCATCGTGCGCAAATGCGACATGTGCCACGGACGTTTGGCTGAAGGCGAGGCCCCCGCCTGCGTGCAAGCCTGCCCGACCCAGGCGATCAAGATCACGATCGTCTCCAGGACCGCACCCGCCGCCGAAAAGCCAGCCAACGACGCCTTTCTCGCCGCCGCGCCAGCCCCGGAATACACCCGGCCGACGACCCGCTACATCTCGCAGCGCCCGGTGCCGGCAAACGCTCGCGCCGCCGATACCGAGGTGCTGCGCCCCCAGCACGCCCACACTCCGCTGGTGGCGATGCTGACGCTCACCCAAGCCGCCGTCGGCCTGCAAACCGCCGCCACGCTTACGAATCACCCGCTCTGGCTGGAGGCCATCACTGCCGTGCTGCTCGGGGCTGGCCTCACCGCCAGCATCCTGCACCTGGGTCGCCCGCTCGGAGCCTGGCGCGCGTTCCTCGGCCTGCGCCGCTCCTGGCTCAGCCGCGAGATCGTGCTCTTCGGCGGCTACGCACCGGCGTTCTTCAGCTTGGTGGCCGTGCACCATTTCCTTTTCGCGCTGCCCCTGCCGGTCTGGGGCGGGCTGACGCTGCTCGGCTGGCTCGCGGTCGGCAGCAGCATGATGATCTACCACGACACGCACCGCCGCTTCTGGCACTGGCCACGCACGAGCCTGCGCTTCTTCGGCGTCGCCGCCACGGCTACGCTCTCCGGGCTCAGCCTCGCCACCGGACCGCTCTGGGGCCTCGCCGCCGCCGGGGCACTCGCCACGAAGCTCTTCCTCGAATTTCGCCCGCTCTGGGCGAAGGGCACGTCAAGCGTCTCCACGCGCCTTATGCGCGGACCGCTTCGGCGGTGGACCCTTGCTCGCGCCGCCTGGGGTGGGGGTGCCATCGCCGCGTGGTTAGCCTCCGTTGCGTTGGGGCTGCCGCTTTTGGCCGGTCTGGCCGGGCTGCTCTTCCTCGTGGGCGAATTCTGCGAGCGCGTGCTCTTCTTCAAAGCCGTCGACGCACCCAAAATGCCGGGAGGTATGACCGCATGA